The Penicillium oxalicum strain HP7-1 chromosome IV, whole genome shotgun sequence genome contains a region encoding:
- a CDS encoding L-xylulose reductase, which translates to MVTQGRPLEGKFGIVTGGSRGIGEAIAHNLAAKGCNLLLNFTSDSSRAHTEELCASLASTHGIRCDHVQADLSKPEESCQLIIDAAKKSFGSSDKFQIDILINNAGVAGDNNLNDPVRGPIRAEQFNWMYTINVLAPLLLTQAVAPYLPTDRSGRIINISSVSSQMGFVGQTIYGGTKAALESMTRTWARELADRATVNAINPGPVVGDMYFAAGENFWRDIQGFQDNTPGSKMDPEDPETLSRLTEEQRRLIQEKMGGRRPAFTSEVAGVVGMLTTADGQWCTGSLVCANGGMKMTIDNSIFFSNQEESVKLIFQDPTADQPSEIHYGPAFFESYEALGDMKYIHGLNMRQNTSMRQLTDAAVEACRMMASNLDSYELGNEINMEAPKYRPANYTLQSYVEEWNAKTDAIVKAVEQNCPGARPGFMAPSWVIAPMVKVENWTLEELFHSGFDPKNRTTDISFHQYFGAFAPPLAPASYDLQRTLMNHSNIVDNVAPHIERARNLAYLGHPYTLGETNAIANQGRNGVTNVFGDALWLADYSLWCATNNIKRLHFHQGLNYRYTSWQPILSKGEPPKTRAPYYGQIMVASAIGHGQDARIVNIPLPEDTESAYGIYKGDKLSKLVVLNLQAYNQSAVLNRPSRDYQFRVPGHIKQAKVERLSAPGSDSQGSVTFGGISYDYDLLEGQPVAVQDLERPIHVDHGVVRISVPDSSAVLLTLS; encoded by the exons ATGGTCACTCAAGGTCGCCCGTTGGAGGGCAAGTTCGGCATTGTCACCGGTGGATCGCGGG GAATTGGGGAGGCGATCGCACACAATTTGGCTGCTAAGGGATGCAACCTGCTTCTGAACTTCACCTCCGACTCATCTCGTGCCCACACCGAGGAGCTTTGCGCCTCATTAGCCTCCACACACGGCATTCGTTGCGACCACGTCCAGGCCGACCTCAGCAAGCCCGAAGAATCCTGCCAATTGATTATCGATGCCGCCAAAAAGTCCTTCGGATCATCAGACAAGTTTCAGATCGACATTCTCATCAACAATGCCGGCGTGGCTGGTGACAACAACCTGAACGACCCCGTCCGTGGCCCCATTCGCGCTGAACAATTCAACTGGATGTACACCATCAATGTGCTCGCTCCGCTCCTCCTCACTCAAGCCGTGGCTCCTTATCTGCCCACTGACCGCAGTGGCCGCATCATCAATATCTCCAGTGTCTCATCTCAAATGGGCTTTGTCGGACAAACCATCTATGGCGGCACCAAGGCGGCGCTTGAGTCCATGACTCGCACATGGGCACGTGAGCTCGCGGATCGCGCGACGGTGAATGCGATCAACCCGGGACCGGTGGTCGGCGACATGTACTTTGCGGCCGGCGAGAACTTTTGGCGCGACATTCAGGGATTCCAGGATAACACGCCCGGAAGCAAGATGGACCCCGAGGATCCCGAGACACTGTCTCGTCTGACCGAGGAGCAAAGACGCCTGATTcaggagaagatgggtggCCGGAGACCTGCTTTCACGAGTGAAGTGGCCGGCGTGGTTGGCATGTTGACCACTGCCGATGGCCAGTGGTGCACAGGAAGCCTGGTCTGCGCCAACGGCggcatgaagatgacgat AGACAACTCGATTTTCTTCTCAAATCAGGAGGAAAGCGTGAAGTTGATCTTCCAAGACCCTACTGCCGATCAGCCAAGCGAGATACACTATGGTCCCGCGTTCTTTGAATCATACGAAGCCCTGGGCGACATGAAATACATTCACGGCTTAAACATGAGGCAAAACACCTCCATGCGGCAACTCACTGATGCGGCTGTGGAAGCATGCCGCATGATGGCATCAAATCTGGACTCCTACGAGCTCGGCAATGAGATCAACATGGAAGCACCCAAGTATCGACCCGCGAATTATACGCTGCAGAGTTACGTGGAAGAGTGGAATGCCAAGACCGATGCCATCGTGAAGGCCGTCGAGCAAAATTGTCCCGGTGCACGTCCAGGCTTCATGGCTCCTAGCTGGGTCATCGCTCCGATGGTGAAAGTGGAGAATTGGACGCTAGAAGAGCTTTTCCACAGCGGATTTGATCCCAAGAATCGGACCACGGACATTTCATTTCATCA ATACTTTGGAGCCTTTGCACCTCCATTGGCACCTGCCTCATACGACCTTCAGC GAACACTTATGAATCACTCGAATATTGTGGACAACGTGGCACCCCACATCGAACGGGCTCGGAACTTGGCGTATCTGGGTCACCCCTACACTCTCGGAGAGACGAATGCGATAGCAAATCAGGGTCGCAATGGCGTGACAAATGTTTTTGGGGATGCCTTGTGGCTAGCTGACTACTCCTTGTGGTGTGCCACGAAT AATATCAAACGCCTCCACTTTCACCAAGGTCTGAACTACCGCTACACCTCGTGGCAGCCCATTCTCAGCAAGGGAGAGCCACCAAAGACGAGAGCACCATACTATGGACAAATCATGGTTGCTTCGGCAATTGGCCACGGGCAAGACGCTCGCATTGTGAATATTCCGCTACCTGAGGATACCGAATCTGCGTATGGGATCTACAAGGGAGACAAGTTGTCCAAGCTGGTGGTTCTGAACCTCCAGGCCTACAATCAGAGTGCCGTTTTGAATCGCCCGAGTCGCGATTATCAATTCAGAGTGCCGGGTCATATCAAGCAAGCCAAAGTCGAGCGCCTTTCTGCTCCCGGCAGTGATTCACAGGGAAGCGTCACTTTTGGAGGTATCTCTTACGACTACGATCTGTTGGAGGGACAGCCGGTGGCGGTTCAAGATCTGGAGCGACCGATACATGTCGATCATGGAGTTGTTCGGATTAGTGTCCCAGACTCATCGGCTGTTCTTTTGACACTTTCTTAA